The following coding sequences are from one Burkholderia stabilis window:
- a CDS encoding TetR/AcrR family transcriptional regulator — MTAATADTMTDTVKADRADAPRAPAGRKSQQRVQDILRAGREVFAEKGYEHATAAEIAQRVGVSEATVFSYFRGKRELCARVIADWYDEIIAAFEHGMPQDASVQQQFAFIVRTHLRLMLVNGTGLCALVLSEGRAKQHALSDELTALQRRYTAPLMDVLARGQAAGLVRADMPQSLLRSMVFGPIEHVLWDAILGHRKLDTEATATQLVDMLWAAVQPPAPQQAALVRFRNEVAEAVRRLEGQASRA; from the coding sequence ATGACAGCCGCTACCGCCGACACCATGACCGACACCGTCAAAGCCGACCGCGCCGACGCGCCGCGCGCGCCCGCCGGGCGCAAATCCCAGCAGCGCGTGCAGGACATCCTGCGCGCCGGTCGTGAAGTGTTTGCCGAAAAGGGTTACGAGCATGCGACGGCCGCCGAGATCGCGCAGCGCGTCGGCGTGTCGGAGGCGACGGTGTTCAGCTACTTTCGCGGCAAGCGCGAGCTGTGTGCGCGTGTGATCGCGGATTGGTACGACGAAATCATCGCCGCGTTCGAGCACGGGATGCCGCAGGATGCGTCGGTGCAGCAGCAGTTCGCGTTCATCGTGCGCACCCACCTGCGGCTGATGCTGGTGAACGGCACCGGGCTGTGTGCACTCGTGCTGTCGGAAGGCCGCGCGAAGCAGCATGCGCTGAGCGACGAGCTCACCGCGCTGCAGCGCCGCTACACGGCGCCGCTGATGGACGTGCTCGCGCGCGGCCAGGCGGCCGGGCTGGTCCGTGCGGACATGCCGCAGAGCCTGCTGCGCTCGATGGTGTTCGGGCCGATCGAGCACGTGCTGTGGGATGCGATCCTCGGGCACCGCAAGCTCGATACGGAAGCGACGGCCACGCAGCTGGTCGACATGCTGTGGGCCGCCGTGCAACCGCCGGCGCCGCAACAGGCGGCGCTCGTGCGTTTCAGGAACGAGGTCGCGGAAGCGGTGCGGCGACTGGAAGGGCAAGCGTCACGCGCGTAA
- a CDS encoding MFS transporter: MSANIRNTIDASPMSAFQTMAVTACVVLNMLDGFDVLAIAFAAPHLAAEWKLSGKEIGLLLSAGLAGMGIGSVLIAPLADRVGRRRIILLCLAVISSGMLACAATHSTLQLAVARAYTGLGIGGMLASLTVISGEYASNKWRSAAIGMQSTGYAIGATAGGVIAGYLLSVWGWRSVFAFGGILTLMSIPMVLALLPESLDFLLARRPDNALQKINRILARMKRAPIDALPTATASVDTASPASSWTAVLRAPLTRRTIALWIAFFLVMGSFYFVVSWTPKLLVQAGLSASQGVTGGVLLNLGGIAGASLFSLLSTRFSLRNLLGATLLLGGVLMVVFGANTGALGIGMTVGVFLGAVINACVAGMYALSPTPYPAEIRTTGIGLAVGIGRLGAILSPMTVGALLDDGWSVSHLYLAFLVPMAGAAIAVAVVGARPAAPRRQRDPAMS, from the coding sequence GTGAGCGCAAATATCCGCAATACGATCGACGCATCCCCGATGAGCGCGTTCCAGACGATGGCAGTCACGGCCTGCGTCGTGCTGAACATGCTCGACGGTTTCGACGTGCTGGCCATCGCGTTTGCCGCGCCGCACCTGGCGGCCGAATGGAAACTGAGCGGCAAGGAAATCGGCCTGCTGCTGAGTGCCGGGCTGGCCGGCATGGGCATCGGCTCGGTGCTGATCGCGCCGCTGGCCGACCGGGTCGGCCGCCGCCGCATCATCCTGCTCTGCCTCGCCGTGATCTCGTCCGGGATGCTGGCCTGCGCGGCCACGCACAGCACGCTGCAACTCGCGGTCGCGCGTGCCTATACGGGGCTCGGCATCGGCGGCATGCTCGCGAGCCTGACCGTCATCAGCGGCGAATACGCGTCGAACAAATGGCGCAGCGCCGCGATCGGCATGCAGTCGACCGGCTACGCGATCGGCGCTACCGCCGGCGGCGTCATCGCCGGTTACCTGCTGTCGGTGTGGGGATGGCGCAGCGTGTTCGCGTTCGGCGGCATCCTGACCTTGATGTCGATCCCGATGGTGCTCGCGCTGCTGCCGGAATCGCTCGACTTCCTGCTGGCGCGACGTCCGGACAACGCACTGCAGAAAATCAACCGCATCCTCGCAAGAATGAAGCGTGCGCCGATCGATGCGCTGCCGACCGCGACTGCGTCCGTCGACACGGCGAGCCCCGCATCGAGCTGGACGGCCGTGCTGCGCGCACCGCTCACGCGCCGCACGATCGCGCTGTGGATCGCGTTCTTTCTCGTGATGGGCAGCTTCTACTTCGTCGTGAGCTGGACGCCGAAGCTGCTGGTCCAGGCCGGGCTGTCGGCATCCCAAGGCGTAACCGGCGGCGTGCTGCTCAATCTCGGCGGCATCGCCGGCGCGTCGCTCTTCAGCCTGCTGTCGACGCGGTTCAGCCTGCGCAACCTGCTGGGCGCGACGCTGCTGCTGGGCGGTGTGCTGATGGTCGTGTTCGGCGCGAACACGGGCGCCCTCGGCATCGGGATGACCGTCGGGGTGTTCCTCGGTGCCGTGATCAATGCGTGCGTGGCCGGCATGTACGCGCTGTCGCCGACGCCGTATCCCGCCGAGATCCGCACGACCGGCATCGGCCTCGCGGTCGGCATCGGCCGCCTCGGCGCGATCCTGTCGCCGATGACGGTCGGCGCACTGCTGGACGACGGCTGGTCCGTGTCCCACCTCTATCTCGCGTTCCTCGTGCCGATGGCCGGCGCGGCGATCGCCGTCGCCGTGGTCGGCGCGCGTCCCGCGGCACCGCGCCGGCAACGCGATCCGGCGATGTCGTAA
- a CDS encoding MarR family winged helix-turn-helix transcriptional regulator: MEKTNPADAPAFPLDLYDEPGHLIRRAHQIAVAMFYEKLGRDVTPVQYAVLRMLYECPGLDQVTLAQRVALDTSTTADLAVRLEAKGLIVREVLPRRQRRLLLTPMGVELLTHLIPSVKELRAGLFDGMGEDDSQELVRLLRKFVHLNNEQSRAPLRVGEDS, encoded by the coding sequence ATGGAAAAAACGAATCCCGCCGACGCGCCGGCTTTCCCGCTCGATCTGTACGACGAACCCGGGCACCTGATCCGGCGTGCGCACCAGATCGCGGTTGCGATGTTCTACGAGAAGCTGGGCCGGGACGTGACACCGGTGCAGTACGCGGTCCTGCGGATGCTGTACGAGTGTCCGGGGCTTGATCAGGTGACGCTCGCGCAGCGGGTGGCGCTCGACACGTCGACGACCGCGGACCTCGCGGTCCGGCTCGAAGCGAAAGGATTGATCGTCCGCGAAGTGCTGCCGCGACGTCAGCGGCGCCTGCTGCTGACGCCGATGGGCGTCGAACTGCTGACGCACCTGATTCCGTCGGTGAAGGAACTGCGTGCCGGCCTGTTCGACGGCATGGGCGAGGACGATTCACAGGAACTGGTGCGCCTGTTGCGCAAGTTCGTCCATTTGAACAACGAGCAGAGCCGCGCGCCGCTGCGGGTCGGAGAAGATTCGTAG
- a CDS encoding porin, with protein MKTKLGVALATAMALAGPVCAQSSVTLYGIIDTGVSYYNNAAHGGSFTGMPTLTGEVPSRWGLRGTEDLGGGYQAFFVLENGFQPGTGALNYGGRLFGRQANVGVNSPFGTLTLGRQMNMSMIVLTNADVIGPSIHSMADFDSYLPNARSDNAIGYKGTFHGVTLGTTYSFGRDAAGPAGPSATGCAGQVPGDIVACRQYTAMLAYDASNFGLAASHDVMRGGGGALAPLNNPAYTDTRDIVAGYVKIGPAKLGAGWIRRNLAAAEHLQADIVFAGGTYYATPYLALDLQGVRYLQRRENSEGGTNATLLVGRANYFLSKRTTVYTSVGYMFNSTLAANAVAAGGTVGTGMNQLGVMAGIQQKF; from the coding sequence ATGAAAACGAAACTGGGCGTCGCACTCGCGACGGCGATGGCGCTGGCCGGACCGGTCTGCGCGCAAAGCAGCGTCACGCTGTACGGGATCATCGATACCGGCGTGTCCTACTACAACAACGCCGCGCACGGCGGGTCGTTCACCGGAATGCCGACGCTGACCGGCGAAGTGCCGTCACGCTGGGGCCTGAGAGGCACGGAGGATCTCGGCGGCGGCTACCAGGCCTTCTTCGTGCTCGAGAACGGCTTCCAGCCCGGCACCGGCGCGCTGAACTACGGCGGCCGCCTGTTCGGGCGGCAGGCGAACGTGGGGGTGAACAGCCCCTTCGGCACGCTGACACTCGGCCGCCAGATGAACATGTCGATGATCGTGCTGACCAATGCAGATGTGATCGGTCCGTCGATTCATTCAATGGCGGATTTCGACTCCTATCTGCCGAACGCGCGCAGCGACAATGCGATCGGCTACAAGGGCACGTTCCACGGCGTGACGCTCGGCACCACCTACAGCTTCGGCCGCGACGCAGCCGGGCCGGCAGGACCGTCGGCGACGGGCTGCGCCGGGCAGGTTCCCGGCGACATCGTCGCCTGCCGTCAATACACGGCGATGCTCGCCTATGATGCGAGCAATTTCGGGCTGGCCGCATCGCACGACGTGATGCGCGGCGGCGGCGGCGCGCTCGCGCCGCTGAACAATCCGGCGTACACCGACACGCGCGATATCGTCGCCGGCTACGTGAAGATCGGCCCCGCGAAACTGGGCGCCGGGTGGATTCGCCGCAACCTCGCAGCGGCCGAACACCTGCAGGCCGACATCGTGTTCGCCGGCGGCACCTACTACGCGACGCCCTACCTCGCGCTCGACCTGCAGGGCGTACGCTACCTGCAGCGTCGCGAAAACAGCGAAGGCGGTACCAACGCCACGCTGCTCGTCGGCCGCGCGAACTACTTCCTGTCGAAGCGGACGACCGTCTATACGTCGGTGGGCTACATGTTCAACAGCACGCTGGCCGCAAACGCAGTCGCCGCCGGCGGGACGGTCGGCACCGGGATGAATCAGCTCGGCGTGATGGCCGGCATCCAGCAGAAGTTCTGA
- a CDS encoding PDR/VanB family oxidoreductase, which produces MSTATLTVRVARKWQEARDICGFEFVSDDGSPLPRFDAGAHIDVHLPGGLVRQYSLCNPPEHGDRYQIAVLRDAAGRGGSRAIHDEVRQGDTVRIGMPRNQFPLAPDAPHHLLLAGGIGVTPILCMAERLFSSGMSFDMHYCARSTDRMAFVERINAAGFHDRARFHVDDGDAAQRFDLASVLAAAPDGTHLYVCGPRGFMDAVLNAARERNWADERLHYEFFGGAVASSGADRAFQVRIASSGKVIDVPAECTVIAALAANGVDVLTSCEQGVCGTCVTRVLDGEPDHRDSYLTEAEQAAGDQFMPCCSRSRTDLLVLDL; this is translated from the coding sequence ATGAGCACCGCGACGCTGACCGTGCGCGTGGCCCGCAAGTGGCAGGAAGCGCGCGACATCTGCGGCTTCGAATTCGTCAGCGACGACGGTTCGCCGCTGCCGCGCTTCGACGCCGGCGCGCATATCGACGTGCATTTGCCGGGCGGGCTCGTGCGCCAGTACTCGCTGTGCAATCCCCCGGAGCACGGCGATCGCTATCAGATCGCGGTGCTGCGCGATGCCGCGGGCCGAGGCGGGTCGCGCGCCATTCACGACGAAGTCCGGCAAGGCGATACCGTGCGGATCGGCATGCCGCGCAATCAATTCCCGCTCGCCCCCGACGCCCCACACCACCTGTTGCTCGCGGGCGGGATCGGCGTCACGCCGATTCTCTGCATGGCGGAACGGCTGTTCTCGTCCGGCATGTCATTCGACATGCACTACTGCGCACGTTCGACCGATCGCATGGCCTTCGTCGAGCGGATCAACGCCGCCGGGTTCCATGACCGCGCCCGCTTCCATGTCGACGACGGCGACGCCGCGCAACGCTTCGACCTGGCCTCCGTGCTCGCCGCCGCGCCTGACGGCACGCACCTTTACGTATGCGGCCCGCGCGGCTTCATGGACGCGGTGCTGAACGCAGCGCGCGAGCGCAACTGGGCCGACGAGCGGCTGCATTACGAGTTCTTCGGCGGCGCGGTTGCGTCGTCTGGCGCGGATCGCGCGTTCCAGGTCCGCATCGCGAGCAGCGGCAAGGTGATCGACGTGCCGGCCGAATGCACGGTCATCGCGGCGCTGGCGGCCAACGGCGTCGACGTGCTGACGTCGTGCGAGCAGGGCGTATGCGGCACGTGCGTGACGCGCGTGCTCGACGGCGAGCCCGATCATCGCGATTCGTATCTGACGGAGGCGGAACAAGCGGCCGGCGACCAGTTCATGCCGTGCTGTTCGCGATCCCGAACCGACCTGCTGGTGCTCGATCTGTAG
- a CDS encoding aromatic ring-hydroxylating oxygenase subunit alpha, protein MFLKNAWYVACTPDEIDGKPLGRRICSESMVFYRAANGQVAALEDFCPHRGAPLSLGFVRDGVLVCGYHGLEMGCNGRAAGMPGQRVGGFPPIRSFPVVERYGFIWVWPGDASEADPDKLHALPWAEDPAWAHGGGLYHIRCDYRLMIDNLMDLTHETYVHATSIGQKEIDEAPPKTTSQGDEVVTSRFMENVMPPPFWQMALRGNGLADDVPVDRWQICRFTPPSHVMIEVGVAHAGHGGYDAPAGLKASSIVVDFITPETETSIWYFWGMARNFRPDDHALTAEIREGQGKIFAEDLEMLERQQRNLEQWPDRKLLKLNIDAGGVLSRKVIERLLADENASAPPRPVIPVAHIKEAS, encoded by the coding sequence GTGTTTCTCAAGAACGCTTGGTATGTGGCGTGCACGCCCGATGAAATCGACGGCAAGCCGCTGGGCCGCAGGATTTGCAGCGAATCGATGGTGTTTTACCGCGCGGCGAACGGTCAGGTCGCCGCGCTCGAGGACTTCTGCCCGCACCGCGGCGCGCCGCTGTCGCTGGGATTCGTGCGCGACGGCGTGCTCGTGTGCGGCTATCACGGGCTGGAAATGGGCTGCAACGGCCGGGCAGCCGGCATGCCGGGCCAGCGCGTCGGCGGATTCCCGCCGATTCGCAGTTTCCCGGTGGTGGAGCGGTACGGATTCATCTGGGTCTGGCCGGGCGATGCGTCCGAGGCCGATCCGGACAAGCTGCACGCGCTGCCGTGGGCCGAAGATCCGGCCTGGGCGCACGGCGGCGGCCTGTACCACATCCGTTGCGACTACCGGCTGATGATCGACAACCTGATGGACCTCACGCACGAGACCTACGTGCATGCAACGAGCATCGGCCAGAAGGAAATCGACGAAGCGCCGCCGAAGACAACCAGCCAGGGCGACGAAGTCGTCACGAGCCGCTTCATGGAGAACGTGATGCCGCCGCCGTTCTGGCAGATGGCGCTGCGCGGCAACGGGCTGGCCGACGACGTGCCGGTCGACCGCTGGCAGATCTGCCGCTTCACGCCACCGAGCCACGTGATGATCGAAGTCGGCGTCGCGCACGCGGGCCACGGCGGCTACGACGCGCCGGCCGGGCTGAAGGCGTCGTCGATCGTGGTCGACTTCATCACGCCCGAGACGGAAACCTCGATCTGGTATTTCTGGGGGATGGCGCGCAACTTCCGGCCCGACGATCACGCGCTGACCGCCGAGATCCGCGAAGGCCAGGGCAAGATCTTCGCCGAGGATCTCGAGATGCTCGAGCGCCAGCAGCGCAATCTCGAGCAGTGGCCGGACCGCAAGCTGCTCAAGCTCAACATCGACGCCGGCGGCGTGCTGTCGCGCAAGGTGATCGAACGACTGCTCGCCGACGAAAACGCATCGGCCCCGCCGCGCCCCGTGATTCCGGTCGCGCACATCAAGGAGGCGTCATGA
- a CDS encoding TonB-dependent siderophore receptor, with amino-acid sequence MPSRRTPRRARTLRPWRTSLPALITLCVASGAHASTGDRTDTEPPATASTSATPAGRELPTISVNASAAVDPTIGYQPRTSSIAGGSNRPLKEIPQSVAVVSSSVMQDQQARSLDDVLGNISGVTQTNTLGGTRDAFTKRGFGSNNDGSVLVDGVRTPVLHSYLATIDRVEVLKGPASLLYGMQDPGGVINLVTRKPEDTFGGSLSASHTSHGGSSAQFDLTGPLGKPGQVAGGTLAFRLTGEYDTSRYWRSFGRQRDALIAPALSWHDANTSIDVSYQYVDYTTPFDRGTVLVNGQLDDALRYRRYEEAWSQSSGIQETLRARIEHRFSDAWRMRATYGWGRDRYDQTITRATAFNSRTGALTRSSDANLGRNDSDQIATLGLLGNVTLAGMNHALYIGGEYERQRSFRGDTIRGKATTGFNLYDPVYGLLAPGGVPNPKQSDSRSVVHAYSMIAQDSVKLTDRLTAVGGLRWEDWQQESGMGRPFVFADRSHGNVWLPQFGLAYALTPALTAYANVSRSFKPNVASNVAAPLAPEYGRVVEAGLKFSLKPGITGTLAAYQIDKRNVAVTVGDLTSTIGTARSRGIELDVAGQITRHLSVIGSYAYTNATDRDSNTSLVNVAHHTGSLFAVYDTAIANLPGRWRFGGGARLVGARPGDTANSFTLPGYVTVDAFAAYETTIGKFPTRFQLNVKNLLDKTYYPSSNNNLIVAVGEPRLVTLTTTVSF; translated from the coding sequence ATGCCATCCCGTCGAACGCCCCGCCGAGCCCGGACCTTGCGTCCGTGGCGCACCAGCCTGCCTGCCCTGATCACCCTTTGCGTCGCGAGCGGCGCGCATGCGTCCACCGGCGACCGCACCGATACGGAGCCGCCCGCAACGGCATCGACATCCGCCACACCCGCCGGCCGCGAACTCCCGACGATCAGCGTCAACGCATCGGCGGCCGTCGATCCGACGATCGGCTATCAACCGCGCACCAGCAGCATCGCGGGCGGCAGCAACCGCCCGCTCAAGGAGATTCCGCAATCGGTCGCGGTGGTCAGCAGCAGCGTGATGCAGGACCAGCAGGCGCGCTCGCTCGACGACGTGCTCGGCAACATCAGCGGCGTCACGCAGACGAACACGCTCGGCGGCACGCGCGACGCGTTCACCAAGCGCGGCTTCGGGTCGAACAACGACGGCTCGGTGCTCGTCGACGGCGTGCGCACGCCGGTACTGCACAGCTATCTCGCGACGATCGACCGCGTCGAGGTGCTGAAAGGCCCCGCGTCGCTGCTCTATGGCATGCAGGACCCGGGCGGCGTGATCAATCTCGTCACGCGCAAGCCGGAAGACACGTTCGGCGGCTCGCTCTCCGCATCGCACACGAGCCACGGTGGCAGCAGCGCGCAGTTCGATCTCACGGGCCCGCTCGGCAAGCCGGGCCAGGTCGCGGGCGGCACGCTCGCGTTCAGGCTGACCGGCGAATACGACACGAGCCGCTACTGGCGCAGCTTCGGCCGCCAGCGCGACGCGCTGATCGCGCCCGCGCTGTCGTGGCACGACGCGAATACGTCGATCGACGTCAGTTACCAGTACGTCGACTACACGACGCCGTTCGATCGCGGCACCGTGCTCGTGAACGGCCAGCTCGACGATGCGCTGCGCTACCGCCGCTACGAGGAAGCCTGGTCGCAGAGCAGCGGCATCCAGGAAACGCTGCGCGCGCGCATCGAGCACCGCTTCTCCGACGCGTGGCGCATGCGCGCGACCTACGGCTGGGGCCGCGACCGTTACGATCAAACCATCACGCGCGCCACCGCGTTCAACAGCCGGACCGGCGCACTGACGCGCTCGTCCGACGCGAACCTCGGGCGCAACGATTCCGACCAGATCGCGACGCTCGGCCTGCTCGGCAACGTGACGCTCGCTGGGATGAATCACGCGCTCTACATCGGCGGCGAATACGAGCGGCAGCGCAGCTTCCGCGGCGACACGATCCGCGGCAAGGCGACGACGGGTTTCAATCTCTACGATCCCGTGTACGGCCTGCTCGCGCCGGGCGGCGTGCCGAACCCGAAGCAGAGCGATTCGCGCTCGGTGGTCCATGCGTACTCGATGATCGCGCAGGATTCGGTGAAGCTCACCGATCGCCTTACCGCGGTGGGCGGGCTGCGATGGGAAGACTGGCAGCAGGAATCGGGGATGGGCCGGCCGTTCGTGTTCGCCGACCGCTCGCACGGCAACGTCTGGCTGCCGCAGTTCGGGCTCGCGTATGCGCTCACGCCGGCGCTGACCGCGTATGCGAACGTGAGCCGTTCGTTCAAGCCGAACGTCGCGTCGAACGTCGCCGCGCCGCTTGCGCCGGAATACGGCCGCGTGGTCGAAGCCGGCCTGAAGTTCAGCCTGAAACCCGGCATCACCGGCACGCTCGCGGCCTACCAGATCGACAAGCGCAACGTCGCCGTCACGGTGGGCGACCTCACGTCGACGATCGGCACCGCGCGCTCGCGCGGGATCGAGCTCGACGTCGCAGGGCAGATCACGCGCCACCTGAGCGTGATCGGCAGCTATGCATATACGAACGCGACCGATCGCGACAGCAACACGTCGCTCGTCAACGTCGCGCACCACACGGGCAGCCTGTTCGCGGTGTACGACACGGCCATCGCGAACCTGCCCGGCCGCTGGCGCTTCGGCGGCGGCGCACGCCTCGTCGGCGCACGCCCCGGCGACACCGCGAACAGCTTCACGCTGCCCGGCTACGTGACCGTCGACGCGTTCGCGGCCTACGAAACGACGATCGGCAAGTTCCCGACGCGCTTCCAGCTCAACGTGAAGAACCTGCTCGACAAGACCTACTATCCGTCGAGCAACAACAACCTGATCGTCGCGGTCGGCGAGCCGCGGCTCGTCACGCTGACGACGACCGTGTCGTTCTGA
- a CDS encoding aromatic ring-hydroxylating dioxygenase subunit alpha has protein sequence MKQDAGPPTNTTQFPIDRWWVAALSSELTDKPVARTLLGRPVVLFRLPSGEIGALEDRCCHKSLPLSCGSLEARGLRCGYHGLLFDRGGTCVEIPGQDRIPAKACVSSYPVQEQDAIVWIWIGADAHARPTCAPPRYAFHTDPQYRFGGGNYHYDAPYQLIHDNLMDLSHLGYVHLKTIGGNAPLHMGAQTCVSTDGDTVTLVRRMPDSDPPPTYTAAWPFAGRVDRWQEIEFHVSHIRIWTGAMDAGTGDLLDPARGGFHMRGFHGITPETDTTTHYFWTVATNPQHDVDRVAQTVIEQSAATFDEDKTVIEAQYRNQVRFPGGRQIDIHVDAGPNRARRVIERLLLQPEPA, from the coding sequence ATGAAGCAAGATGCCGGACCACCGACCAATACGACTCAATTCCCGATCGACCGATGGTGGGTCGCCGCGCTGTCATCCGAACTGACGGACAAACCCGTCGCCCGCACCCTGCTCGGCCGCCCGGTCGTCCTGTTCCGGTTGCCGTCCGGAGAAATCGGCGCGCTGGAGGATCGCTGCTGCCACAAGTCGCTGCCGCTGTCGTGCGGCTCGCTCGAAGCGCGCGGCCTGCGCTGCGGCTACCACGGCCTGCTGTTCGACCGCGGCGGCACGTGCGTGGAAATTCCCGGCCAGGACCGGATTCCGGCGAAGGCGTGCGTATCGTCGTATCCGGTACAGGAACAAGACGCCATCGTGTGGATCTGGATCGGCGCCGACGCGCACGCCCGACCGACCTGCGCGCCGCCGCGCTATGCGTTCCACACGGATCCTCAATACCGGTTCGGCGGCGGCAACTACCATTACGACGCACCGTATCAGCTGATTCACGACAACCTGATGGACCTGAGCCACCTGGGCTACGTCCATCTGAAAACGATCGGCGGCAACGCGCCGCTGCACATGGGTGCGCAAACCTGCGTCAGCACCGACGGCGACACGGTGACGCTGGTCCGCCGGATGCCGGATTCCGACCCGCCACCGACCTACACCGCCGCATGGCCGTTCGCGGGCCGCGTCGATCGCTGGCAGGAAATCGAGTTTCATGTGTCCCACATCCGGATCTGGACCGGCGCGATGGACGCCGGCACCGGCGACCTGCTCGATCCCGCGCGCGGCGGCTTTCACATGCGCGGCTTCCACGGCATCACGCCCGAGACGGACACCACGACGCACTACTTCTGGACCGTCGCGACCAACCCCCAGCACGACGTCGACCGCGTCGCGCAAACGGTCATCGAGCAATCCGCGGCGACCTTCGATGAGGACAAGACCGTGATCGAAGCGCAATACCGGAATCAGGTGCGGTTTCCGGGCGGCCGCCAGATCGACATTCACGTCGACGCGGGGCCCAATCGCGCACGGCGCGTGATCGAGCGGCTCCTGCTGCAACCCGAACCCGCATAA
- a CDS encoding isovaleryl-CoA dehydrogenase: protein MINLPGVQFMLGEDIEMLRDAVATFAAKEITPRAAEVDRTDQFPMDLWKKFGDLGVLGMTVAEEYGGANMGYTAHMVAMEEISRASASIGLSYGAHSNLCVNQIHRNGTEAQKQKYLPKLVSGEHIGALAMSEPNAGSDVVSMKLRADKRGDRYVLNGTKMWITNGPDCDTLVVYAKTDIEANSRGITAFIVEKGMKGFSVAQKLDKLGMRGSHTGELVFQDVEVPEENILGQLNGGVKVLMSGLDYERAVLSGGPTGIMAACLDAVVPYIHDRKQFGQSIGEFQLIQGKVADMYTTFQACRAYLYAVGRHLDSAGSDHIRQVRKDCAGVILYTAEKATWMAGEAIQILGGNGYINEYPVGRLWRDAKLYEIGAGTSEIRRMLIGRELFAETM, encoded by the coding sequence ATGATCAACCTGCCCGGCGTGCAATTCATGCTCGGTGAAGACATCGAGATGCTGCGTGACGCTGTCGCGACGTTCGCGGCGAAGGAAATCACGCCGCGCGCGGCGGAGGTCGACCGCACCGACCAGTTTCCGATGGATCTGTGGAAGAAGTTCGGCGATCTCGGCGTGCTCGGCATGACGGTCGCCGAGGAATACGGCGGCGCGAACATGGGCTACACCGCGCACATGGTCGCGATGGAAGAGATTTCGCGCGCTTCGGCGTCGATCGGCCTGTCGTACGGCGCGCACTCGAACCTGTGCGTGAACCAGATCCACCGCAACGGCACCGAAGCGCAAAAGCAGAAATACCTGCCGAAGCTCGTGTCGGGCGAACACATCGGCGCGCTCGCGATGAGCGAACCGAACGCCGGCTCCGACGTCGTCAGCATGAAGCTGCGTGCCGACAAGCGCGGCGATCGCTACGTGCTGAACGGCACGAAGATGTGGATCACCAACGGACCCGATTGCGACACGCTCGTCGTCTACGCGAAGACGGACATCGAAGCCAACTCGCGCGGCATCACCGCGTTCATCGTCGAGAAGGGGATGAAGGGCTTCTCGGTCGCGCAGAAGCTCGACAAGCTCGGCATGCGCGGTTCGCACACGGGCGAGCTCGTGTTCCAGGACGTCGAGGTGCCGGAGGAAAACATCCTCGGCCAGCTCAACGGCGGCGTGAAGGTGCTGATGAGCGGCCTCGACTACGAGCGCGCGGTGCTGTCGGGCGGCCCGACGGGCATCATGGCCGCGTGTCTCGACGCGGTCGTGCCGTATATCCACGACCGCAAGCAGTTCGGCCAGTCGATCGGCGAATTCCAGCTGATCCAGGGCAAGGTCGCCGACATGTACACCACGTTCCAGGCATGCCGCGCGTATTTGTACGCGGTCGGCCGCCATCTCGACTCGGCTGGCAGCGACCACATTCGCCAGGTGCGCAAGGACTGCGCGGGCGTGATCCTCTACACGGCCGAGAAGGCGACGTGGATGGCCGGCGAGGCGATCCAGATCCTCGGCGGTAACGGCTACATCAACGAATATCCGGTCGGCCGCCTGTGGCGCGATGCGAAGCTCTACGAGATCGGCGCCGGCACGAGCGAGATCCGCCGGATGCTGATCGGCCGCGAGTTGTTCGCGGAAACGATGTAA